One Natronomonas moolapensis 8.8.11 genomic region harbors:
- a CDS encoding ATP-binding protein, which translates to MSLEKSAQKSHFESEYKNYREQAERARKEGNAKKAARYYRQCVEVLQDIAELESSGRLTQERLELAKNLNTAADRLENDQPLVSDETDSESSTGSGSGSGGNEGRPAGGDGDGDEADPSAYLEDPPDLSFGDVGGMTDLKETLKDQVIDPLERPELYEEYNLGVVNGVLLYGPPGTGKTYITEALAGELDYNYIEAQASDITSSLVGEAAENMSEMFEVARDNQPCLLFMDEIEAIAAERSGGSQKTMSESQMITQFLTEMSETKGEDVVVVSATNLPDEIDAAAWRRFDERIEVPPPDATARGAILRVHLRERPVLTDEIEWDQIKERTDGYSASDLEIIASTAARKALKEARASDEVVPITQKHLEMAIESTKSSLEAWDK; encoded by the coding sequence ATGTCGCTCGAAAAGAGCGCACAGAAGAGTCATTTTGAATCCGAGTACAAGAACTACCGAGAACAGGCCGAACGAGCTCGCAAAGAAGGAAACGCAAAAAAAGCAGCTCGATACTATCGACAGTGCGTTGAGGTTCTGCAAGATATTGCCGAGTTAGAGTCTAGTGGACGGCTTACGCAGGAACGGCTTGAGCTGGCAAAGAACCTCAACACTGCGGCTGATCGGCTTGAGAACGATCAACCGCTTGTCAGTGACGAGACTGATAGCGAATCGTCAACGGGCAGTGGGTCCGGCAGTGGCGGTAATGAGGGACGTCCTGCAGGGGGCGATGGGGATGGCGACGAAGCTGACCCATCTGCGTATCTCGAAGATCCGCCCGATCTCAGTTTCGGCGACGTTGGTGGGATGACTGATCTCAAGGAAACGCTGAAGGATCAGGTCATAGATCCGCTTGAACGCCCAGAGCTATATGAAGAGTACAACCTCGGCGTTGTCAACGGCGTTCTGTTATATGGGCCACCAGGAACCGGGAAGACGTATATTACAGAAGCACTCGCTGGCGAGCTTGATTACAACTATATCGAAGCCCAGGCGTCGGACATCACCAGTTCCCTCGTCGGTGAAGCTGCCGAGAACATGAGCGAGATGTTCGAAGTCGCCCGGGACAACCAGCCCTGTCTCCTGTTCATGGATGAGATCGAGGCGATTGCTGCCGAACGTAGCGGGGGCTCACAAAAGACGATGAGTGAGAGCCAGATGATCACTCAGTTTCTCACGGAAATGTCTGAGACCAAAGGTGAAGATGTCGTCGTTGTTAGCGCAACGAATCTCCCTGACGAGATTGATGCCGCGGCATGGCGTCGATTCGACGAGCGAATCGAGGTACCACCGCCGGATGCGACTGCTCGTGGCGCGATTCTCCGAGTTCACCTTCGCGAACGTCCCGTCTTGACCGACGAAATAGAGTGGGACCAAATCAAGGAACGTACTGATGGCTACTCGGCAAGCGACCTCGAGATTATCGCTTCGACAGCTGCCCGGAAAGCACTCAAAGAAGCTCGTGCCTCGGATGAAGTTGTCCCGATAACGCAAAAACATCTCGAGATGGCCATCGAGTCGACGAAGTCTAGTCTTGAAGCATGGGATAAATGA
- a CDS encoding protein kinase domain-containing protein, with translation MGVGDDQEGDETIDLSDIFLYSLLGAEAIHVLFLIGSTVLEEGFLSEVLLWGGLLTILLVPVLGYLDLRRLRTAGYWEPHGRGSFWVLGMLFPFVSPSVVIAYVLRRRELVTHDGFWGRWAYVSGTAVAALTLSIVGLLIFGDPSTEGNTIGQNVAVSIFIAFTLLPSLTTYFDLQYLRRAWSHDFSFINWLWVPMMLVWFFQIIFFTAYGYWRRKFLDGKRWIKTTEDTLNKTRSQLEEGVSALESDQYDSALSCFNRAEQSLDNANAIVRRFIDESSDEYPKHAQKVISEISEMQRHIEGNRAHSEAAIALEAGLDALDDNKIESAIDSFETAIDRSETALGTVDEQATTNKIRKTSLRARNELEATLEQYIDERILPLENRIETTYEDGISALKAGNYDEAADCFSEVDDYLSELQSRVKAYGLNRDLPVDSDDVAEKMTTVERQRIVSEELDPLADQIESMYEEGVSALEAGNYEAALDRFEEAKDAIEQFQSVQANHGFDRDPPITSDEVVDQIDTVECEHERAAIESCLSRVGEARSEGKSAMGANEYDRAVTTLEHAREEFKDVSSLIAKSSLNEWDLEERESTLNELYETAVTERETQRYRDSKERGETLLDEAIASAEAGNYATAIKTCNEAHEAFEEAQAVAEELSVVGGDQIEDRLDDISDLLSDYQIRELSERVTDARVSVDEGDREQYLTAANDLDELTAELDGQEIDRERDLAVLREEAELERLKALLLAERERSIEAIEAFRDGDYATARDYFEDIQSVVAGIRADAEEAGVTDYDGVIEQLESTCERNATAARRGALGIDDDPTVTPITVSMGNRNDSSQSPDDSVSVPVATDDPASSIRRSGGASLDDALLDALPVAEVRGHIGSGGNADVYEVRLDSGERAALKVPRWQGTLSATLIDEFENEAETWSKLDEHDGIVSVINWDNEPLPWLLLEYLPASLANRMDSLSVDSGVSVLVDVADALEFAHGRGVVHLDVKPENVLLTDTDTPKVGDWGLSQVVLNHKRTGMGLTPPYSAPEQLSDEYGDIDRRTDIYQLSALAYRVLTGRVPFDADRPIDLQQQILREDPTPPSTINPALDPAIDDVLVRGLAKNPDDRYEAAVLFRNAISSLAR, from the coding sequence ATGGGTGTCGGAGATGATCAAGAAGGAGATGAAACGATCGATCTCTCAGACATCTTTCTGTACTCTCTCCTCGGTGCTGAAGCCATTCATGTGCTCTTTTTGATTGGGAGTACCGTTCTCGAAGAAGGATTTCTTTCCGAGGTCCTACTCTGGGGGGGGCTTCTCACTATTCTGCTAGTCCCAGTGTTGGGGTATCTCGATCTTCGACGTCTCCGTACAGCGGGCTACTGGGAACCGCATGGCCGGGGCTCATTCTGGGTTCTTGGTATGCTTTTCCCGTTCGTAAGCCCCTCCGTCGTGATCGCGTACGTTCTCCGTCGACGCGAACTCGTGACACACGACGGTTTCTGGGGACGATGGGCATACGTTAGCGGTACGGCGGTCGCTGCTTTGACCCTCTCTATTGTCGGATTACTCATCTTTGGGGATCCATCCACCGAGGGCAACACAATAGGACAAAACGTTGCAGTGTCGATCTTTATCGCATTCACGCTTCTACCGAGCCTGACGACATATTTCGATCTCCAGTATCTACGCCGAGCGTGGAGCCACGACTTCTCATTTATAAACTGGCTCTGGGTTCCTATGATGCTCGTATGGTTTTTCCAGATCATATTCTTCACCGCTTACGGATACTGGCGAAGGAAATTCTTGGACGGTAAGCGATGGATCAAAACCACCGAGGACACCCTCAACAAGACCCGTTCACAGCTTGAAGAAGGTGTTAGTGCGCTCGAAAGCGACCAGTACGACAGCGCGCTGTCGTGTTTTAATCGTGCAGAGCAGTCACTAGACAACGCGAACGCGATCGTTAGGAGATTTATCGATGAGTCCTCTGATGAGTACCCGAAACACGCCCAGAAGGTGATTTCAGAAATCTCCGAGATGCAGCGGCATATAGAGGGTAATCGAGCGCATTCTGAGGCCGCAATCGCACTCGAAGCCGGTCTAGATGCGCTCGATGACAACAAGATCGAGTCGGCTATCGATTCGTTCGAAACGGCTATCGACCGAAGCGAGACAGCACTCGGCACGGTTGATGAGCAAGCCACCACAAACAAAATCCGTAAAACATCGCTGCGTGCACGCAACGAACTTGAGGCAACCCTCGAACAATATATCGACGAGAGAATACTCCCACTCGAAAACCGGATTGAGACCACTTACGAGGATGGTATTTCGGCGCTCAAAGCTGGCAACTACGACGAGGCCGCTGACTGCTTTTCCGAAGTTGACGACTACCTCAGTGAACTTCAATCACGGGTCAAAGCCTACGGTCTCAATCGGGACCTACCAGTCGACAGTGACGACGTCGCCGAGAAGATGACCACCGTCGAGCGACAGCGTATCGTTTCGGAGGAACTCGATCCGTTGGCCGACCAGATCGAATCGATGTATGAGGAAGGTGTGTCGGCACTAGAAGCTGGCAATTACGAGGCGGCATTAGACCGGTTCGAAGAGGCTAAGGATGCTATCGAACAGTTTCAGTCAGTCCAAGCGAACCACGGTTTTGACCGCGATCCACCGATAACTAGCGACGAGGTAGTCGATCAAATCGACACCGTTGAATGCGAACACGAGCGGGCAGCGATCGAAAGCTGCCTCAGTCGCGTTGGGGAAGCTCGTTCCGAAGGCAAATCGGCGATGGGCGCAAACGAGTACGACCGTGCCGTCACAACACTCGAACACGCTCGCGAAGAATTTAAAGACGTATCGTCGCTCATCGCCAAATCATCTCTTAATGAATGGGATCTTGAGGAGCGTGAATCAACGCTGAATGAGCTATACGAGACTGCGGTCACAGAGCGCGAAACACAACGATATCGTGACTCCAAAGAGCGTGGTGAAACACTGCTTGATGAGGCTATCGCCAGCGCTGAGGCGGGGAACTACGCCACTGCAATCAAAACCTGCAACGAGGCCCATGAGGCCTTCGAAGAGGCTCAAGCGGTCGCTGAAGAGTTATCGGTCGTCGGTGGGGACCAAATTGAGGATCGACTTGATGACATTTCCGACCTGCTTTCGGACTACCAAATCCGGGAACTGAGCGAGCGCGTCACTGATGCGCGCGTCTCCGTGGACGAGGGTGACCGCGAGCAATACCTTACGGCTGCCAACGACTTAGATGAGCTTACCGCAGAACTAGACGGACAGGAAATCGACCGCGAGCGTGATCTTGCGGTTCTCCGCGAAGAAGCCGAGCTTGAGCGCCTCAAGGCGTTGTTGCTTGCCGAACGAGAGCGATCTATAGAAGCAATTGAAGCGTTCCGAGACGGTGACTACGCGACCGCCCGAGATTATTTCGAGGACATACAGTCGGTTGTTGCCGGAATCCGAGCCGATGCGGAGGAGGCCGGGGTCACGGATTACGATGGAGTTATCGAGCAGCTTGAATCGACTTGTGAGCGAAACGCGACTGCGGCAAGACGAGGGGCATTGGGTATCGATGATGATCCGACAGTCACGCCAATCACGGTCTCGATGGGTAATAGAAATGATTCTAGCCAGTCACCAGATGACTCTGTTTCTGTACCGGTAGCCACTGACGACCCCGCTTCATCGATACGTCGATCCGGTGGAGCGTCCTTGGATGACGCACTACTGGATGCACTACCTGTGGCGGAGGTTAGGGGCCATATTGGATCGGGCGGTAACGCGGATGTCTATGAGGTTCGCCTCGACTCCGGGGAGCGAGCGGCGCTGAAGGTGCCACGCTGGCAAGGGACGCTCTCGGCAACGTTGATCGATGAGTTCGAGAACGAAGCCGAAACGTGGAGCAAACTCGATGAGCATGACGGAATCGTTTCAGTGATCAACTGGGACAATGAGCCACTCCCGTGGTTGTTGCTGGAGTATCTACCTGCATCTCTGGCAAATCGGATGGATTCACTATCGGTCGATTCAGGTGTCAGTGTGCTCGTCGATGTGGCTGATGCGTTAGAGTTTGCCCACGGTCGTGGCGTCGTCCATCTTGATGTCAAACCTGAGAATGTCCTGCTAACTGACACTGACACCCCAAAGGTTGGTGATTGGGGGCTCTCACAAGTTGTCCTCAACCACAAAAGAACCGGGATGGGACTGACACCCCCTTATTCCGCACCAGAACAACTCTCGGACGAGTATGGCGATATCGACCGAAGGACTGACATCTACCAGCTGTCAGCACTTGCTTACCGCGTCCTGACGGGGCGGGTACCGTTTGACGCCGATCGTCCGATTGACCTGCAACAGCAGATACTTCGCGAAGATCCGACCCCGCCTTCAACAATTAACCCGGCACTAGACCCGGCTATTGATGATGTACTAGTGAGGGGACTTGCTAAAAACCCGGACGATCGGTATGAGGCTGCTGTCCTCTTTCGAAACGCGATCTCATCGCTGGCCAGGTGA
- a CDS encoding Stp1/IreP family PP2C-type Ser/Thr phosphatase, which yields MNTHELTDVGIKRDANEDAVLTASIGEQYLLVVADGMGGHAAGDVASDIATTQIEEIVANSLPAEETEYEAILANAISAANREIHAHATDDPSLSGMGTTVVAAIIDEAEATVANVGDSRCYHIDDDIEQVTIDQSLVQELIEAGEITEAEAKDHPQRNVISQSLGTTDDVEPDFYTQGIDGTLLLCSDGLTEEVSDSNIAKIVSEEPTLTETAETLVHRANQNGGSDNITVAVCTRSEEE from the coding sequence ATGAATACACACGAATTAACGGACGTTGGAATAAAAAGGGATGCGAACGAAGACGCCGTTCTGACAGCCTCAATCGGGGAACAGTACCTACTGGTTGTTGCGGACGGAATGGGAGGTCACGCTGCCGGTGACGTTGCAAGCGATATTGCGACGACCCAAATCGAAGAGATTGTTGCGAACTCGCTTCCAGCTGAGGAAACCGAGTACGAAGCTATACTTGCAAATGCGATCTCTGCGGCTAACAGAGAGATACATGCTCACGCTACAGATGACCCATCATTATCTGGAATGGGGACGACCGTCGTCGCGGCAATCATTGATGAAGCTGAGGCGACTGTCGCAAACGTCGGTGATAGTCGGTGTTATCATATCGACGATGATATTGAGCAGGTAACCATTGACCAGTCGCTCGTCCAAGAGTTGATTGAAGCGGGTGAGATCACGGAAGCTGAAGCTAAGGATCACCCACAGCGAAACGTCATCTCACAGTCGCTTGGAACAACGGACGATGTCGAGCCGGACTTCTATACGCAGGGTATCGACGGGACGCTTCTACTCTGCTCTGACGGTCTTACTGAAGAAGTCTCCGACAGCAACATCGCAAAAATAGTTAGTGAGGAACCGACACTGACTGAGACGGCAGAAACCCTCGTTCACCGCGCAAATCAGAACGGCGGGAGTGATAATATAACCGTTGCAGTATGTACGAGATCTGAGGAAGAATGA
- a CDS encoding outer membrane protein assembly factor BamB family protein, whose protein sequence is MAHEKAGRRQFLQSVGGAVFVGSPFQASDFVAEDRSISEGWHQSGYISANTGYAASNTGPTGDIRQAWIFEDVGPQGITTDVVVVGATVYVGGDSGFYALATEDGTKRWTFGDRTNTSFGSPSVANNAVFVASDPNGETGTLYALSTHDRTEQWTYELNNGETQPRVDAGTVYISGGNHVYAISATDGSKEWESPSPSGSFLRSSLAVADDTVYIGDSVDTGLYAFSADTGSEKWYHETDNAVENAPSVANGTVYIVDDGGILHAVSTTEGTEKWRFDTAGSGSSSASVAEQTVLVIGKDLYALDSSNGDVRWQYKIRAGDVQPAIAGNLVYVLDSRGIIHGLNRSDGNERWSYEVTGATYSTPAIADGNIYLGTTNGVTALTEAGILAGRPRIDADSVPDIDLDASPGVLPEEAENVLPAAVGGLGIGGAGLWWLARRGNDTEEETPDNDEPFGGVIGMEADAVTDDEFEEWLAEEFDEDDTTEPDESTEQATDGSAQVLPVLFGYLSPSRVKEWWLTRQGENTDTDDMEETETTSSPETTASERSLDTTSELTLNSKERETAQSKVLYSPDKIPTVPSVEVEYDKLTNREPIGEGGNADVMKATLPTADGDIALAIKEPRMHGTLHTDDIERLLKEAEIWSKLDSNDHIVGIVEYGSNPLPWIAMEHMDGGHLGERNGEMDIQQALWTSIAITNGLHHAHRRGVAHLDLKPENILFRTVQDAWDVPKIADWGLSKHLLEHPGSVEGMSPHYAAPEQFDDEYGATDDITDIYQLGAVCYNLITGEPPFSGEPAEAMYNALHTQPTPPSELADVPEGLDQVLLTALAKEKSNRYDSVVLFRNDLRELLNRYQ, encoded by the coding sequence ATGGCTCATGAAAAGGCTGGCCGTCGGCAGTTCTTACAGTCTGTAGGAGGGGCTGTTTTTGTCGGGTCACCTTTTCAAGCATCAGATTTCGTAGCTGAGGACCGTTCGATATCAGAAGGGTGGCACCAGTCGGGATATATCAGCGCCAATACGGGGTATGCGGCAAGCAATACTGGACCAACAGGTGACATCAGACAGGCCTGGATCTTTGAGGATGTTGGTCCGCAGGGAATAACTACAGACGTGGTAGTTGTTGGCGCAACTGTCTACGTTGGCGGTGATTCTGGTTTCTACGCGCTGGCAACGGAAGACGGGACCAAGCGCTGGACATTTGGGGACAGAACTAACACTTCATTTGGATCGCCCTCTGTCGCGAATAACGCTGTTTTCGTCGCCAGCGATCCAAACGGTGAAACTGGAACACTATATGCGCTATCGACACATGATAGAACCGAACAGTGGACATACGAACTGAATAATGGCGAAACCCAACCGAGAGTTGATGCCGGGACTGTTTATATTAGTGGAGGCAATCATGTGTATGCCATTTCGGCTACTGATGGCTCCAAGGAGTGGGAGTCACCATCGCCATCTGGTAGCTTTCTCCGCTCGTCATTAGCGGTCGCTGATGACACCGTCTATATCGGCGATTCAGTCGACACTGGATTATATGCGTTTTCTGCAGATACAGGATCTGAAAAGTGGTACCACGAGACAGATAATGCAGTTGAAAACGCGCCTTCAGTCGCGAACGGAACTGTATATATTGTCGACGATGGCGGAATATTACACGCGGTGAGTACAACTGAGGGAACCGAGAAGTGGCGGTTCGATACGGCTGGTTCCGGAAGTTCCTCAGCAAGTGTAGCCGAGCAGACTGTGCTCGTCATCGGTAAGGATCTTTATGCGCTGGATTCCTCAAACGGCGACGTACGGTGGCAGTATAAAATACGCGCCGGCGATGTTCAGCCCGCAATTGCTGGTAACCTAGTCTACGTACTGGATAGTCGGGGTATCATTCACGGATTAAACAGATCTGATGGAAACGAAAGGTGGTCATACGAAGTTACTGGGGCAACGTACAGCACACCGGCGATCGCTGACGGAAATATCTATTTAGGGACAACCAACGGAGTGACCGCGCTTACAGAGGCTGGAATACTGGCCGGCAGACCACGCATAGATGCGGATAGCGTACCCGATATAGATCTTGATGCTAGCCCTGGAGTGCTCCCGGAGGAAGCAGAGAACGTTCTTCCCGCTGCAGTTGGTGGGCTTGGGATCGGGGGGGCTGGTCTATGGTGGCTTGCTCGAAGAGGAAACGATACTGAAGAGGAAACTCCAGATAACGACGAGCCATTTGGTGGAGTAATCGGTATGGAGGCAGATGCGGTTACCGATGATGAGTTTGAGGAGTGGCTTGCCGAGGAGTTTGACGAAGATGATACTACGGAACCGGACGAGAGCACAGAGCAAGCAACCGATGGTTCAGCTCAGGTCCTCCCTGTGTTGTTCGGATACCTCAGTCCCAGTCGGGTCAAAGAGTGGTGGCTGACCAGACAGGGCGAAAATACAGATACTGATGATATGGAGGAGACTGAAACAACAAGCTCCCCAGAGACCACTGCATCGGAGAGATCACTAGACACAACTTCTGAGCTCACACTAAACTCAAAAGAGAGGGAGACGGCCCAAAGCAAGGTCCTGTATTCTCCGGATAAGATCCCAACTGTTCCTAGTGTGGAAGTAGAATATGATAAGCTAACGAATAGAGAACCCATCGGGGAGGGTGGGAACGCCGACGTAATGAAGGCGACACTACCGACAGCCGACGGGGATATAGCGTTGGCAATCAAGGAGCCTCGAATGCATGGCACGCTCCATACTGATGATATCGAACGACTGCTCAAAGAGGCTGAGATATGGAGCAAGTTAGATTCCAATGATCATATTGTCGGTATCGTAGAATATGGCAGCAATCCACTGCCATGGATTGCGATGGAGCACATGGACGGGGGACATCTCGGCGAAAGGAATGGCGAGATGGATATCCAGCAAGCGCTCTGGACTAGTATTGCCATTACAAACGGGCTTCACCACGCACATCGGCGAGGAGTGGCGCATCTCGATTTAAAACCTGAGAATATCCTGTTTCGTACAGTCCAAGACGCATGGGACGTACCAAAGATAGCTGACTGGGGCTTATCGAAACATTTGCTCGAACATCCTGGAAGCGTCGAAGGGATGTCGCCCCACTACGCGGCACCAGAGCAGTTTGATGACGAATATGGCGCAACCGACGATATTACGGATATCTATCAACTTGGCGCGGTCTGTTATAATTTGATTACTGGAGAGCCACCGTTTAGTGGTGAGCCGGCAGAAGCGATGTATAATGCTTTACATACACAACCAACCCCACCAAGCGAACTTGCGGATGTACCGGAAGGCTTGGATCAGGTCCTGCTGACGGCATTGGCCAAAGAAAAATCTAACAGATACGACTCAGTTGTGCTGTTCAGGAACGACCTGCGGGAATTGCTCAACAGGTATCAATAG
- a CDS encoding coiled-coil domain-containing protein: protein MTDCQDWLNELTYTSERILNEDLAALKRMPDRSRIERYNEIKSNEEELNWEFGKECSDFLTSSEENRLRGEIRLARLLLAASFYAEGELPKAMEDDFIEAELQAVVEFDRYKQFDALDQEQIEGRIRRMEGEVYELVQEYTSTQIANMDDLIDNPEVQQDVIERLVDRYNDRRERIRQGFFVYVETHGMEHMVESIEEAIEAVADASSEREQIKEMLQAELNDLETSLQTGFQQQRKQLESQLHCVERDLASETVDIEEVRAELEDIGGLDDEVLVELQTAIARTQTLETQLGENIEQLEQARQKAQQSSDSRREDATEIVESELKRITEQRSELRAEIDRLQREREQIEHARDRLEERQQDLERQVDDIGRSISSGSDPAAEVDGIDGSEVVSASTAKLFEMDYVGRFDTKMHEIDSLRLPDRNYNIPDGYWERRSQRRNRAPHMVQLLDDKNGEHVESYPTNPTTRYEITESQYLGLSEQTEMIIEATVYSDLEAHAANGFDATAADIEDLLGFVNDAVREADRKDVTYLLGIASPTGWTDQVKSKIATDELARTHYSRQVSICLVDLRNGSLIYDESDPVVADNISLFERAVSAERVEACIETIQSGYLNEIGRETIGLEEISTEHGFDRHIIKRAFERLEADGRAEQFYVDGQGLAMDVG, encoded by the coding sequence ATGACCGACTGTCAAGACTGGCTCAACGAACTCACGTACACGAGCGAACGAATACTAAACGAGGACCTCGCAGCGCTCAAGCGGATGCCGGATCGGTCGCGAATCGAACGATATAACGAGATCAAATCGAACGAAGAAGAACTCAACTGGGAGTTCGGTAAAGAGTGCAGCGACTTCCTCACTAGTAGCGAGGAGAATAGACTGCGAGGGGAGATTCGACTTGCACGGTTGTTACTTGCAGCGAGTTTCTATGCCGAAGGAGAACTGCCAAAAGCGATGGAGGACGACTTCATTGAGGCCGAACTGCAAGCTGTCGTTGAGTTTGATCGCTACAAGCAGTTTGATGCGCTCGATCAAGAGCAGATTGAGGGGCGTATCCGCCGGATGGAAGGAGAAGTGTACGAACTCGTTCAAGAGTACACCTCCACGCAGATTGCCAACATGGATGACCTCATCGATAACCCCGAGGTCCAACAGGACGTAATCGAGCGGCTCGTCGACCGATACAACGATCGCCGCGAACGCATCCGGCAGGGCTTCTTCGTCTATGTCGAAACGCATGGAATGGAGCATATGGTTGAGAGCATCGAAGAGGCAATCGAAGCCGTTGCTGACGCCTCAAGCGAACGTGAGCAAATCAAGGAGATGCTCCAAGCAGAGCTGAACGACCTCGAAACATCGTTGCAAACGGGATTCCAGCAGCAGCGAAAACAGCTCGAATCGCAACTTCACTGCGTCGAGCGTGACCTTGCCAGCGAAACTGTTGATATTGAAGAGGTCCGCGCTGAACTCGAGGACATTGGTGGCCTCGATGACGAGGTCCTTGTCGAGTTACAAACTGCTATTGCGCGGACTCAGACACTTGAGACACAGCTCGGCGAAAACATTGAACAACTTGAACAGGCTCGGCAAAAGGCACAACAGAGCAGCGACAGCAGACGTGAAGACGCTACGGAGATCGTGGAGAGCGAGCTCAAGCGTATCACTGAACAACGCTCGGAGCTCCGAGCGGAAATCGATCGGCTCCAGCGCGAGCGTGAACAAATAGAGCATGCTCGTGATCGTCTCGAGGAGCGTCAACAGGATCTCGAGAGACAGGTCGATGACATAGGGCGATCCATCAGTTCAGGGAGCGACCCTGCCGCAGAAGTGGATGGGATTGACGGCTCCGAAGTTGTCAGTGCTTCGACAGCGAAACTCTTCGAGATGGATTATGTCGGTCGCTTCGATACGAAGATGCACGAGATCGACTCCTTGCGGCTTCCCGACCGGAATTACAACATTCCAGACGGCTACTGGGAGCGGCGCAGCCAGCGTCGTAACCGGGCACCACATATGGTGCAGTTATTGGATGACAAAAACGGCGAGCATGTCGAGAGTTATCCGACGAATCCAACGACACGGTATGAAATAACGGAAAGTCAGTATCTCGGCCTCTCCGAACAGACGGAGATGATTATCGAAGCGACAGTATACTCAGATTTAGAAGCCCACGCAGCGAACGGGTTTGATGCGACCGCTGCCGATATCGAGGATCTATTGGGTTTCGTTAACGATGCTGTCCGCGAGGCTGATCGAAAAGACGTCACATATCTACTCGGTATCGCATCTCCGACCGGTTGGACCGACCAGGTTAAATCAAAAATCGCGACCGATGAGCTTGCACGCACCCACTACAGCCGACAAGTGAGCATCTGTCTTGTTGACCTCCGTAATGGCAGTCTCATATACGATGAGTCTGATCCGGTTGTCGCTGACAATATCTCGTTGTTTGAGCGGGCTGTCAGTGCTGAGCGTGTCGAGGCGTGCATCGAAACGATTCAATCTGGGTATCTCAACGAGATTGGTCGCGAAACCATTGGTCTCGAAGAGATCTCCACAGAGCATGGATTCGACCGTCACATCATCAAACGTGCTTTTGAGCGGCTAGAAGCGGATGGCCGAGCCGAGCAGTTCTACGTGGACGGCCAAGGGCTTGCAATGGACGTCGGGTAG